In one Pseudomonas purpurea genomic region, the following are encoded:
- a CDS encoding PoNe immunity protein domain-containing protein, with product MSHRQHAFALSYYNKSIGLYDATEARWAGQTMQADSPEQERALRTGYFKEAAFNGLLLSYTAGEPIGSLVGRLEKLIHCYEVYQQALAVEENTPDISPLAIDDWPGEYEECVQVISLCILLQRTDLLERFVRLIDNAGYAHEDTLYEDLLCKLLPGRGDIDEWYHTLYTPLINAIYADTPQASAALLKQYCKAWYPAFKGLQVSGYDSHLEIEEDDGNYVGYWAFEAAAIAFLYRIDDREVDSHVYPKDLVAYARTQSGSERQNDQ from the coding sequence ATGAGTCATCGACAGCACGCGTTCGCGTTGTCTTACTACAACAAGTCGATAGGGCTGTACGACGCCACCGAGGCGCGTTGGGCGGGGCAAACGATGCAGGCGGACTCGCCCGAGCAGGAGCGAGCGCTGCGCACCGGCTACTTCAAAGAGGCCGCGTTCAACGGCTTGCTGCTCAGTTACACCGCCGGGGAACCCATTGGTTCGCTGGTCGGGCGCCTGGAGAAACTCATTCACTGTTATGAGGTGTATCAACAGGCACTGGCGGTTGAAGAGAACACCCCCGACATTTCCCCGCTGGCCATTGATGACTGGCCCGGTGAGTACGAAGAGTGCGTGCAAGTCATCAGTCTGTGCATCTTGTTGCAGCGTACCGACCTGTTAGAGCGCTTTGTCCGGTTGATCGACAACGCCGGTTACGCCCACGAAGACACGCTTTATGAAGACTTGTTGTGCAAGTTGCTACCGGGCCGTGGGGATATCGATGAGTGGTATCACACGCTCTATACGCCCTTGATCAACGCCATTTATGCCGACACACCGCAGGCGTCCGCCGCATTACTGAAGCAGTACTGCAAGGCGTGGTACCCGGCCTTCAAAGGGCTACAGGTTAGTGGGTACGACAGTCATCTCGAGATAGAAGAGGACGATGGCAATTACGTCGGTTACTGGGCGTTTGAAGCCGCTGCGATTGCATTTCTCTACAGGATTGATGACCGGGAAGTTGATTCGCATGTGTACCCCAAGGACTTGGTGGCGTACGCACGCACACAATCAGGCAGTGAGCGTCAGAATGATCAATAG
- a CDS encoding FG-GAP repeat protein has translation MKNVLAVLLLVSALAVAAAEPELCKTQSGPYYFLSSWKEGNSTVTSMAVVEDDKLSTEQGDVVYTGDLNGDGRDDFIFNSYSSHGSAGDTTHSVYVQCRGYLKSAGGEYFARAEVPPEDPQFKSEYREIVFYSYKRGASAQILYKNNEALVTPHIWNFNPETQQYEGESE, from the coding sequence ATGAAGAACGTACTCGCAGTGCTGTTGTTGGTTTCCGCCCTGGCGGTAGCAGCTGCCGAGCCCGAGTTGTGTAAAACACAGTCCGGGCCTTATTACTTCCTGTCGTCGTGGAAGGAGGGCAACAGCACCGTGACGTCGATGGCGGTGGTGGAAGATGACAAGTTATCAACCGAACAGGGTGACGTGGTCTACACCGGTGATTTAAACGGCGACGGCAGGGACGATTTCATTTTCAACTCCTACAGCAGCCATGGATCTGCCGGCGATACGACGCACTCGGTGTATGTGCAGTGCCGCGGGTATTTGAAGTCCGCGGGCGGTGAGTACTTCGCACGGGCAGAAGTGCCGCCCGAAGATCCGCAGTTCAAGAGCGAGTACCGCGAGATTGTGTTCTATTCCTATAAACGCGGTGCCTCCGCGCAGATTCTTTACAAGAACAACGAGGCCCTGGTCACGCCCCATATCTGGAACTTCAATCCCGAAACCCAGCAGTACGAAGGCGAGTCCGAGTGA
- the exbD gene encoding TonB system transport protein ExbD — protein sequence MHLKEGADDDLAENHEINVTPFIDVMLVLLIIFMVAAPLATVDIKVDLPASTAKPEPRPEKPVFLSVKADQRLYLGEDEVKAETLGATLDARTQGKKDTTIFFQADKGVDYGDLMHVMDALRAAGYLKVGLVGLETAAKK from the coding sequence CTGCATTTGAAAGAAGGCGCAGACGACGATCTGGCCGAGAACCACGAAATCAACGTCACGCCGTTCATCGACGTGATGCTGGTGCTGCTGATCATCTTCATGGTCGCGGCACCGCTGGCAACCGTGGACATCAAGGTTGACCTCCCCGCCTCGACCGCCAAGCCCGAGCCACGGCCGGAGAAACCGGTGTTCCTCAGCGTCAAGGCCGACCAACGCCTGTACCTGGGCGAAGACGAAGTCAAAGCCGAGACACTGGGCGCGACCCTCGACGCACGGACGCAAGGCAAGAAGGACACGACCATCTTCTTCCAGGCCGACAAAGGCGTGGATTACGGCGACCTGATGCACGTGATGGATGCCCTGCGGGCAGCCGGTTACCTGAAAGTCGGCCTGGTCGGACTTGAGACGGCAGCCAAAAAATGA
- the exbB gene encoding tonB-system energizer ExbB produces MTRIPLSASPTNPARPARALGAVAALLFSLLLAPTAAFADAQAPVTAPAATAPAAAPADHATPVAAPVATDATLAEGVPAADEPEVLEADNTLGMAHDLSPWGMYQNADIIVKIVMIGLAIASIITWTIWIAKGFEVLGAKRRLRVEIAHLKKARTLKEASESATKEGTLANLLVHDALEEMRLSANSREKEGIKERVSFRLERLVAACGRNMSSGTGVLATIGSTAPFVGLFGTVWGIMNSFIGIAKTQTTNLAVVAPGIAEALLATALGLVAAIPAVVIYNVFARSIAGYKAQVSDASAEVLLLVSRDLDHLPAERSSQPHMVKVG; encoded by the coding sequence ATGACACGCATTCCTCTCTCCGCTTCGCCAACCAATCCTGCCCGTCCAGCACGCGCCCTGGGCGCCGTTGCCGCGCTGCTGTTCAGCCTGCTGCTGGCGCCGACCGCCGCGTTCGCCGATGCTCAGGCACCCGTCACCGCACCGGCGGCCACTGCTCCCGCCGCCGCGCCTGCCGATCACGCAACACCTGTAGCCGCGCCAGTCGCCACCGACGCGACGCTGGCAGAAGGTGTCCCGGCTGCTGACGAACCTGAAGTGCTCGAAGCCGACAACACCCTGGGCATGGCCCATGACCTGTCGCCGTGGGGCATGTACCAGAACGCCGACATCATCGTGAAAATCGTGATGATCGGCCTGGCCATCGCCTCGATCATCACCTGGACCATCTGGATCGCCAAGGGCTTTGAAGTCCTCGGCGCCAAGCGCCGTCTGCGCGTTGAAATCGCCCACCTGAAAAAGGCCCGTACCCTCAAGGAAGCGAGCGAGTCCGCGACCAAGGAAGGCACTCTCGCCAACCTGCTGGTCCACGATGCGCTGGAAGAAATGCGTCTGTCGGCCAACAGCCGCGAGAAAGAAGGTATCAAGGAACGCGTCAGCTTCCGTCTTGAGCGCCTGGTGGCGGCCTGCGGTCGCAACATGAGCAGCGGCACCGGCGTGCTGGCGACCATCGGTTCCACCGCACCGTTCGTCGGCCTGTTCGGCACCGTGTGGGGCATCATGAACAGCTTCATCGGCATCGCCAAAACCCAGACCACCAACCTCGCTGTCGTAGCGCCCGGCATTGCCGAAGCCTTGCTGGCCACGGCACTGGGCCTGGTAGCCGCGATTCCGGCCGTCGTCATTTACAACGTTTTCGCTCGCTCCATCGCCGGTTACAAGGCGCAGGTCTCCGACGCATCGGCTGAAGTCCTGCTGCTGGTCAGCCGCGACCTCGATCACCTGCCAGCGGAGCGCTCCTCGCAACCGCACATGGTGAAAGTGGGGTAA
- a CDS encoding helicase: MKFRFLLWMLGVLMAKASKRNPAFQQQLGDKELVFQLQTLDGKVARHFRVKDQRITSQSGVYPEPVFAIAFKDAAYGFATMQAKNKQLAFMTGIQDKSIQIKGNPALVIWFQGLTKYLKPRKAKA, encoded by the coding sequence ATGAAATTTCGTTTTCTTCTCTGGATGCTGGGTGTGTTGATGGCCAAGGCCAGCAAGCGCAACCCGGCGTTCCAGCAGCAGTTGGGTGACAAAGAGCTGGTGTTCCAGTTGCAGACACTGGACGGCAAGGTGGCGCGGCACTTCCGGGTCAAGGATCAGCGCATCACCAGCCAGTCCGGGGTTTACCCTGAGCCGGTGTTCGCCATTGCGTTCAAGGACGCCGCGTATGGCTTTGCCACGATGCAGGCGAAGAACAAGCAGTTGGCGTTCATGACCGGGATTCAGGACAAGTCGATCCAGATCAAGGGCAACCCGGCGCTGGTGATCTGGTTCCAGGGGCTGACCAAGTACTTGAAGCCGCGCAAGGCCAAGGCTTGA
- a CDS encoding PoNe immunity protein domain-containing protein, whose protein sequence is MINSRQALLTQARYDAFFINHQHSIEFFKTHTFQADSPEQEKSVRARYFQKGVLKEILIRYTAGDEMTLLIPLLEDLVEHYEALQKALAVYEGIPNITPLTIDDWPDQYEECVQVISLCIFFQRPDLLARFVALVDEAGYAGDDTLYEDLLAEVLPDRYDVDRWYHDVCTPLVLAIYADDKDEASRLLQEYCDNWYDAFEQAPWHDTHLGGDEGSYVGYWALEAGAIAFLYGIDDSKIDSRVYPKDLVEYARQHSNPASAGAR, encoded by the coding sequence ATGATCAATAGCAGGCAGGCCTTGTTGACCCAGGCTCGATACGATGCGTTTTTTATCAACCACCAGCACAGCATCGAGTTTTTTAAAACCCACACGTTTCAAGCCGATTCGCCCGAGCAGGAAAAATCGGTCAGGGCGCGGTACTTCCAGAAAGGGGTGCTCAAGGAGATCCTGATTCGCTACACCGCCGGTGACGAGATGACGCTGTTGATACCGCTGTTAGAGGACCTGGTCGAACACTATGAGGCGTTGCAAAAGGCCTTGGCGGTGTATGAAGGCATTCCCAACATTACACCGCTCACTATTGACGATTGGCCCGATCAGTATGAAGAGTGCGTGCAGGTCATCAGCCTGTGCATTTTCTTTCAACGTCCCGATTTGCTGGCACGCTTTGTTGCCCTGGTTGATGAAGCCGGTTATGCCGGCGATGACACGTTGTACGAGGACTTGCTGGCCGAGGTATTGCCGGACCGTTATGACGTTGATCGGTGGTATCACGATGTGTGCACGCCGTTGGTCCTGGCCATTTATGCCGACGACAAGGACGAAGCGTCCAGGCTCCTGCAGGAATACTGCGATAACTGGTACGACGCTTTTGAACAGGCGCCCTGGCATGACACCCATTTGGGTGGTGATGAAGGCAGTTACGTCGGTTACTGGGCCTTGGAGGCGGGTGCTATTGCGTTTTTGTATGGCATTGACGACAGCAAGATAGATTCCAGGGTCTATCCAAAAGACCTGGTTGAATACGCACGACAGCATTCAAACCCTGCATCGGCGGGGGCGCGTTAG
- a CDS encoding sel1 repeat family protein yields the protein MKNKWFSKARVLAALVCAALHGQAYAVELACPSLDFPTFLRAFSASEELQRQFTAPTVRAMTLQPAQTDLVGPQTRPIDRAQLTFPVIVPVSAAPDEGLETTFLKHDRVSLVDKRVGNSDIKVYTFTRQACWVLSGVADWSITEANFHPSLKPGMNPADSFCYQKAMAYGTLIDVHPALMVEFYAAMLDNFVCAAASGNPDASNAAASLSLSGMAPQLPTPQVEALFKAAAAASVDGVLMLSLFYCDGNNIASSGPCLDPARAEQVLLDAAPKGWPEIASHLGYSFEKGELVTHDVARALACYQLAIEGGSDSARMRLERLRKQRADLPAASFCY from the coding sequence TTGAAGAACAAATGGTTTTCAAAAGCGCGGGTACTGGCCGCGCTCGTGTGCGCGGCCCTTCACGGGCAGGCGTATGCCGTCGAACTGGCGTGCCCTTCGCTGGATTTTCCGACGTTCCTGAGGGCGTTTTCTGCCAGCGAGGAACTGCAACGGCAGTTCACCGCGCCCACGGTTCGCGCCATGACGCTGCAACCGGCCCAAACCGATCTGGTCGGCCCGCAGACCCGACCGATTGACCGCGCGCAGTTGACGTTTCCGGTGATTGTGCCCGTCAGCGCAGCACCCGACGAAGGCCTTGAAACCACGTTCCTCAAGCACGACCGCGTCAGCCTGGTCGACAAGCGCGTCGGCAACAGTGACATCAAGGTTTACACCTTTACCCGTCAGGCATGCTGGGTCCTGAGCGGTGTGGCGGACTGGTCCATTACCGAGGCCAATTTCCACCCTTCGCTGAAACCGGGCATGAACCCCGCCGACAGTTTTTGCTACCAGAAGGCGATGGCCTATGGGACGTTGATCGACGTGCACCCCGCCCTGATGGTCGAGTTCTACGCCGCGATGCTGGATAACTTTGTGTGCGCCGCCGCGTCGGGCAATCCAGACGCCAGCAATGCCGCCGCGAGCCTGAGTTTGTCGGGGATGGCGCCGCAGTTGCCAACGCCGCAGGTGGAGGCCCTCTTCAAAGCCGCCGCGGCCGCGTCGGTCGACGGTGTGCTCATGCTGTCTCTTTTCTACTGCGATGGTAATAACATTGCCAGTTCCGGCCCATGCCTGGACCCTGCGCGCGCCGAGCAAGTGCTCCTGGACGCCGCGCCAAAGGGCTGGCCGGAGATTGCCAGCCACCTGGGTTATTCCTTTGAAAAAGGCGAACTGGTTACCCACGATGTGGCCAGGGCGCTCGCGTGTTATCAGTTGGCGATTGAGGGCGGCAGCGACAGCGCCCGCATGCGTTTAGAGCGACTACGCAAACAACGTGCAGACTTGCCGGCCGCCAGTTTCTGCTACTGA
- a CDS encoding SDR family oxidoreductase, whose translation MSAPSVLIAGCGDVGSRLATQLLVEGWEVHGLRRDISRLPGGVIGVAGDLFNKDCPATWPVGAVDYLVYCAAATDHDEAGYRAAYVQGLQHVLEWLNDYGQEPKRLLFVSSSSVYGQQDGEWVDETSPTEAGGYSGRLMLEAEQIALNSGIPASLVRLTGIYGPGREWLLTQVRQGYRVAIDPPLYGNRIHADDAAGLLAFLLKADHQGATLDDCYIGVDDAPAPLAEVVGWLREYLGVTEWAADASVRRAGSKRCSNARAKALGWTPRYPSFREGYTAILESAR comes from the coding sequence ATGTCTGCGCCTTCTGTTTTGATCGCCGGTTGTGGTGATGTCGGTAGCCGTCTGGCCACACAATTGCTGGTCGAGGGTTGGGAGGTTCACGGCCTGCGGCGTGACATCTCGCGCCTGCCCGGGGGCGTTATTGGTGTTGCCGGCGACTTGTTTAATAAGGATTGTCCGGCGACCTGGCCGGTCGGTGCGGTGGATTACCTGGTGTATTGCGCGGCTGCCACCGATCACGATGAAGCTGGTTACCGAGCCGCTTATGTTCAGGGCTTGCAGCATGTACTGGAATGGCTGAACGACTACGGCCAGGAGCCCAAGCGCCTGCTGTTTGTTTCCAGCAGCAGCGTGTACGGCCAGCAGGACGGTGAGTGGGTCGACGAAACCTCGCCGACTGAAGCGGGTGGTTACTCGGGGCGTTTGATGTTGGAGGCCGAACAGATCGCGCTGAACAGCGGGATCCCCGCCAGCCTGGTGCGTCTGACCGGGATCTATGGTCCGGGCCGTGAATGGCTGTTGACTCAGGTGCGTCAAGGCTACCGCGTGGCCATCGATCCGCCGTTGTACGGCAACCGTATTCACGCCGATGATGCGGCCGGTCTGCTGGCCTTTCTGCTCAAGGCCGATCACCAGGGTGCAACGCTGGATGACTGCTATATAGGTGTCGACGATGCACCTGCGCCGTTGGCCGAGGTGGTGGGCTGGTTACGTGAGTACCTGGGTGTCACCGAATGGGCCGCGGACGCGAGCGTACGCCGTGCCGGCAGCAAGCGTTGCAGCAATGCACGAGCCAAGGCGTTGGGCTGGACGCCGCGTTATCCGAGTTTTCGCGAAGGGTATACCGCGATTCTTGAGAGTGCTCGTTGA
- a CDS encoding LysR substrate-binding domain-containing protein gives MTLTELRYIVTLAQEQHFGHAAEKCHVSQPTLSVGVKKLEDELGVLIFERSKSAVRLTPVGEGIVAQAQKVLEQAQGIRELAQAGKNQLTAPLKVGAIYTVGPYLFPHLIPQLHRVAPQMPLYIEENFTHVLRDKLRNGELDAIIIALPFNEADVLTLQLYDEPFYVLMPAQHPWTEKESIDASLLNDKSLLLLGEGHCFRDQVLEACPTLTKGNDGARHTTVESSSLETIRHMVASGLGISILPLSAVDSHHYAPGVIEVRPLTPPVPFRTVAIAWRASFPRPKAIEILADSIRLCSVAKPPVAG, from the coding sequence ATGACCCTCACAGAATTACGCTACATCGTTACCCTCGCCCAAGAGCAGCATTTCGGCCATGCCGCCGAGAAATGCCACGTCAGCCAGCCAACCCTCTCCGTGGGCGTGAAAAAGCTTGAAGACGAGCTCGGTGTACTGATTTTCGAGCGCAGCAAAAGCGCGGTGCGCCTGACCCCGGTCGGCGAAGGCATCGTCGCCCAGGCCCAGAAAGTCCTCGAACAGGCCCAAGGCATTCGCGAACTGGCCCAGGCTGGCAAAAACCAACTGACCGCCCCGCTGAAAGTCGGCGCGATCTACACCGTTGGCCCGTACCTGTTCCCGCATCTGATTCCACAACTGCACCGGGTCGCCCCGCAGATGCCGTTGTACATCGAAGAAAACTTCACCCACGTGCTGCGCGACAAACTGCGCAACGGCGAGCTGGACGCGATCATCATTGCCCTGCCGTTCAACGAAGCCGACGTGCTGACACTGCAACTCTACGACGAGCCGTTCTACGTCCTGATGCCGGCCCAACACCCCTGGACCGAGAAAGAATCCATCGACGCCAGCCTGCTCAACGACAAGAGCCTGCTGCTGCTCGGCGAAGGCCACTGCTTCCGCGACCAGGTGCTCGAAGCCTGCCCGACCCTGACCAAAGGCAACGACGGCGCACGGCACACCACAGTCGAATCCAGTTCCCTGGAAACCATTCGGCACATGGTCGCCTCGGGCCTGGGTATCTCGATCCTGCCGCTCTCGGCCGTCGACAGCCACCATTACGCCCCCGGCGTCATTGAAGTGCGCCCACTGACGCCGCCGGTACCGTTCCGCACCGTGGCCATCGCCTGGCGTGCCAGCTTCCCGCGCCCGAAAGCGATTGAGATCCTCGCGGATTCGATCCGCCTGTGTTCGGTGGCCAAGCCGCCTGTCGCGGGTTAA
- a CDS encoding energy transducer TonB, whose product MITTRQKLTRYSGSLAVVLGVHGIAILLALNWTSSPPVELPPMAMMIELAPVPAPPPPAPPKVVTPPQPPAPTEELPLPKLAEAPKPTISVPKPVKPKPKPQPPKPVEKKPEPPKEKPSEEKPSDAQPTNAPTDKSAQPAPGPSHAQNAAKESWQGTLLAHLAKYKKYPSGAQARGKEGLNRLRFVVDAEGKVLSYELVGRSGNADLDRATLEMIRRAQPLPKPPADMLTNGSVEIVAPFVYSLEKRKR is encoded by the coding sequence ATGATCACGACGCGCCAAAAGCTGACGCGTTACAGCGGTAGCCTGGCCGTGGTGCTGGGCGTCCACGGGATCGCGATTCTGCTCGCGCTCAACTGGACGTCATCGCCACCCGTCGAGTTGCCGCCGATGGCGATGATGATCGAGTTGGCGCCGGTTCCGGCACCGCCTCCACCCGCGCCACCAAAGGTCGTAACGCCGCCTCAACCACCGGCTCCGACAGAAGAACTGCCGTTGCCCAAACTGGCTGAAGCGCCAAAGCCGACGATCTCGGTGCCCAAACCGGTCAAGCCAAAACCCAAGCCTCAGCCGCCTAAACCGGTCGAGAAAAAGCCCGAGCCGCCGAAGGAAAAACCTTCCGAGGAAAAACCGAGCGACGCACAGCCCACCAACGCCCCGACAGACAAATCCGCGCAACCGGCCCCTGGGCCATCGCATGCGCAGAATGCGGCCAAGGAAAGCTGGCAAGGCACGCTGCTGGCGCACCTGGCCAAGTACAAAAAGTACCCGTCGGGCGCTCAGGCACGCGGCAAGGAAGGCCTGAACCGTCTGCGCTTCGTGGTCGACGCTGAAGGCAAGGTGCTGTCCTACGAACTGGTAGGCCGCTCCGGCAACGCTGATCTGGACCGGGCCACCCTGGAAATGATCCGCCGCGCCCAGCCATTGCCCAAGCCACCGGCTGACATGCTGACCAATGGCTCGGTCGAAATCGTTGCACCGTTTGTGTACTCACTGGAAAAACGCAAACGCTGA
- a CDS encoding lysozyme inhibitor LprI family protein: MPRLIVQSLIAGMLAASVATGVVASSTCNPDSLTNPDIITCSQQTLDRLDRVLNEQYKALVGESSGPRKSDLLSVQRSWLAFRDPYCEAVYQSTFPGQEAPIDKIACLTQLTSARVNELVNLRSGFVGDGFYKVAAVLGAQSVQSFQVLPVGVNPQWDEYASQHCAMTRTLLREETSRCLARMQFHLPIN, encoded by the coding sequence ATGCCGCGCCTGATTGTTCAAAGCCTTATTGCCGGGATGTTGGCTGCGTCAGTGGCCACAGGCGTCGTTGCGTCGAGTACGTGCAACCCCGACAGCCTGACCAATCCGGACATCATCACCTGTTCTCAACAGACGCTGGATCGGCTGGACCGTGTGCTCAACGAGCAATACAAAGCGTTGGTCGGCGAGTCTTCCGGTCCTCGGAAATCCGACTTGTTGTCCGTCCAGCGAAGCTGGCTGGCGTTCAGGGATCCGTATTGTGAAGCGGTTTATCAAAGCACTTTTCCCGGTCAGGAAGCGCCCATCGACAAGATTGCCTGCCTGACGCAACTCACCAGTGCGCGGGTCAACGAGTTGGTGAACTTGCGCAGTGGGTTTGTCGGGGATGGTTTTTACAAGGTCGCCGCTGTACTGGGCGCGCAGAGTGTTCAGTCATTCCAGGTGTTGCCGGTGGGCGTGAATCCACAGTGGGATGAGTACGCCAGCCAACACTGTGCCATGACCCGAACGCTGTTGCGGGAAGAGACGTCGCGCTGCCTCGCCAGAATGCAATTTCACTTGCCAATCAACTGA
- a CDS encoding PoNe immunity protein domain-containing protein, translating to MKSTRQRFLTEQRLSNFHRGHARDVEFARTHLFEADSPEQEQSLKAGYFQEAALDEILIRYTAGEAIDSLSPYLEVLIDTFEHYREKLAIYEQVPDVAPLDIASDLFHYETCVQVISLCVLLLRADLLKRFVALFDNAGFAGDDTLYEDLLNKVLPGRHDVDEWHHEHYSPLVHAVYEEEPAEASQLLQHYCDSWYDAFEHAPWHDTHLMGDRGSYVGYWALEAAAIAFLYDIDDSQVDCWVYPKDLVEYARNYSR from the coding sequence TTGAAGAGTACACGGCAGCGGTTTCTCACCGAACAGCGTTTGAGCAACTTCCACAGGGGCCATGCGCGGGATGTTGAGTTTGCTCGTACGCACCTGTTCGAGGCGGATTCTCCTGAACAAGAGCAATCACTCAAGGCCGGTTACTTTCAGGAAGCCGCGCTGGATGAAATCCTGATCCGCTACACCGCAGGTGAGGCGATCGATTCGTTGTCGCCCTATCTTGAAGTCCTGATCGACACGTTTGAGCACTATCGAGAGAAGTTGGCCATATATGAACAGGTGCCCGACGTGGCGCCTCTGGATATTGCCAGCGACCTGTTTCACTACGAAACCTGTGTTCAAGTGATCAGCCTGTGTGTGTTGCTGTTGCGAGCGGATTTGCTGAAAAGATTTGTCGCGCTGTTCGATAACGCCGGTTTTGCCGGTGACGATACGTTGTATGAAGACTTGTTGAACAAGGTGCTGCCTGGCCGGCATGACGTTGATGAGTGGCATCACGAGCACTATTCGCCGTTGGTCCACGCTGTTTATGAAGAGGAGCCTGCAGAGGCTTCACAACTGCTGCAGCACTACTGTGACAGTTGGTATGACGCGTTTGAGCACGCCCCCTGGCATGACACGCACCTGATGGGTGATAGAGGCAGTTACGTCGGGTATTGGGCGTTAGAGGCGGCGGCCATTGCGTTCTTGTATGACATTGATGACAGCCAGGTCGACTGCTGGGTTTATCCGAAGGACCTGGTCGAATACGCTCGAAACTACTCACGTTGA